One Streptomyces sp. R28 DNA window includes the following coding sequences:
- a CDS encoding MFS transporter, producing MSTNQTLKGDELAPSKGGLEPTRSSSALTLTAGVLGFTLVCLDASIVNVALPAIGSSLGGGMSGLQWVVDAYTLAFAALMLSTGAFSDRVGASRAYALGTAVFTLASAACGLAPNLPALIGARVVQGMAAAVVLPASLALVRQAYADPARRARAVAAWAAGGSVAVALGPVAGGVLTTAWDWRGIFFVNLPVGALILVLLVRAPRSQRRPAPLDLPGQMAAVVALTALTFAVIEGGTAGWAALAVAVVAAAAFLRVEARQPHPVVPLALFRNRTVAVTVAAGAAVSVAFYSMVFVFSLFFQQVQGRSALQAGLMFLPMTGLIAVTNVAAGKLASRYGARLPMVVGQGLAVVGLLAMLYVDSGTSPVLVALLLVPMALGCALTVPPLTAAMLDAVPAERAGLAAGVLNSARQMAGALGIAAFGALISDGFVTGMRLSLVISAALLTVTGLLSFRLAGPSASSA from the coding sequence ATGTCAACGAACCAGACCCTCAAGGGCGATGAACTCGCCCCCTCGAAGGGCGGGTTGGAGCCCACGAGGTCGTCCTCCGCCCTCACCCTCACCGCCGGAGTGCTCGGCTTCACGCTGGTCTGCCTCGACGCCTCCATCGTGAACGTGGCCCTGCCCGCGATCGGTTCCTCCCTCGGGGGCGGGATGTCCGGTCTGCAGTGGGTGGTCGACGCCTACACCCTGGCCTTCGCCGCGCTCATGCTGTCCACGGGGGCGTTCTCGGACCGGGTGGGGGCGAGCCGGGCGTACGCGCTCGGCACCGCCGTCTTCACGCTCGCCTCGGCGGCGTGCGGCCTGGCACCCAATCTGCCCGCCCTGATCGGGGCGCGGGTGGTGCAGGGCATGGCGGCGGCCGTGGTGCTGCCGGCCTCGCTGGCGCTGGTGCGGCAGGCGTACGCCGATCCGGCGCGGCGGGCCCGTGCGGTGGCCGCGTGGGCGGCGGGCGGTTCGGTGGCGGTGGCGCTGGGTCCGGTGGCGGGCGGTGTGCTGACGACGGCCTGGGACTGGCGCGGGATCTTCTTCGTCAACCTTCCCGTCGGCGCGCTGATCCTGGTGCTGCTGGTCCGCGCCCCGCGCTCGCAGCGCCGTCCGGCACCGCTGGACCTGCCGGGGCAGATGGCGGCGGTGGTGGCCCTGACCGCGCTGACGTTCGCGGTGATCGAGGGCGGCACGGCGGGGTGGGCGGCGCTGGCGGTGGCCGTGGTGGCCGCTGCCGCGTTCCTCAGGGTCGAGGCGCGCCAACCGCATCCGGTCGTTCCCCTCGCCCTCTTCCGCAACCGGACCGTGGCGGTGACGGTCGCCGCGGGAGCGGCGGTCAGCGTGGCCTTCTACAGCATGGTGTTCGTCTTCTCGCTCTTCTTCCAGCAGGTGCAGGGCCGTTCCGCGCTCCAGGCCGGGCTGATGTTCCTGCCGATGACGGGCCTGATCGCGGTGACGAACGTGGCGGCGGGCAAGCTCGCGAGCCGCTACGGCGCCCGGCTGCCCATGGTGGTGGGGCAGGGCCTGGCCGTCGTAGGACTGCTCGCGATGCTGTACGTCGACTCCGGGACGTCTCCCGTCCTGGTGGCCCTGCTCCTCGTCCCCATGGCGTTGGGCTGCGCGCTGACGGTGCCGCCGCTGACCGCGGCGATGCTGGACGCCGTGCCCGCCGAACGGGCGGGACTGGCGGCCGGCGTCCTCAACTCGGCGCGGCAGATGGCCGGGGCGCTGGGCATCGCCGCCTTCGGGGCGTTGATCTCCGACGGCTTCGTGACGGGGATGCGGCTGAGCCTCGTGATCAGCGCGGCCCTGCTGACGGTGACGGGCCTGCTCAGTTTCCGTCTCGCAGGTCCTTCGGCCAGTTCGGCCTGA
- a CDS encoding DUF1349 domain-containing protein produces the protein MDVELPELPFPLRTYGPDGHWSYEDGMLSGWAGPRQDRFVPPTGEALDPASDAPRLLGAPEGDFQLIARVTVGFAAAFDAGVLYVHVGERAWAKLCLEYSPDVPTVCTVVTRGHSDDANSFTVDGSSVWLRVSRTERAFAFHASRDGERWTFVRLFTLGDEKETDAALVGFMTQSPMGEGCVVTYDHLEFRPNWPKDLRDGN, from the coding sequence ATGGACGTGGAACTTCCTGAACTGCCCTTTCCCCTCCGCACCTATGGCCCCGACGGCCACTGGTCCTACGAGGACGGCATGCTCTCCGGATGGGCCGGACCCCGGCAGGACCGGTTCGTGCCGCCCACCGGGGAGGCCCTCGACCCTGCCTCCGACGCGCCGCGCCTTCTGGGTGCACCCGAGGGCGACTTCCAGCTGATCGCCCGCGTCACCGTCGGGTTCGCCGCCGCCTTCGACGCCGGGGTGCTCTATGTCCACGTCGGGGAGCGGGCCTGGGCCAAGCTCTGCCTGGAGTACTCCCCGGACGTGCCCACCGTCTGCACGGTGGTCACCCGGGGGCACTCCGACGACGCCAACTCCTTCACCGTGGACGGGAGTTCGGTCTGGCTGCGGGTGAGCCGGACCGAGCGGGCCTTCGCCTTCCACGCCTCCCGGGACGGCGAGCGCTGGACCTTCGTCCGGCTCTTCACCCTGGGGGACGAGAAGGAGACGGACGCCGCCCTGGTCGGCTTCATGACGCAGTCGCCGATGGGGGAGGGGTGTGTCGTGACGTACGACCACCTCGAGTTCAGGCCGAACTGGCCGAAGGACCTGCGAGACGGAAACTGA
- a CDS encoding aldehyde dehydrogenase (NADP(+)) translates to MAAAPVWSVDPRTGKQREQVAVEATAQEVDAAVRAAHDARGALADRTVRAAFLRTAADKLQAAKDQLVEAADAETALGPVRLTGELARTCYQLRTFADIVDEGAFLDVVINHPDDTATPPIPDLRRYKVSLGVVAVYSASNFPFAFSVAGGDTASALGAGCPVVVKAHPDHPALSELVAAVVRRAAAEHGIPEGVIGLVHGFEAGIELIKHPQVTAAGFTGSIRGGRALFDAAAARPVPIPFHGELGSLNPVVITEAAAAERAEAIGTGLAGSMTLGVGQFCVKPGLVLVPSGAAGDGLVKSLTDAVSDTDAGVLLDHRMRDNFIAGVAERAELPDVQTPVTPGAGGEHTVSAGFLTVAAEKLAEEGAYDLLLEECFGPVTVVARYDDDAQAQAVLSRLPGNLTATVHLSAEEAAGEGRGAQILAELTPLAGRVLVNGWPTGVAVAPAQHHGGPYPATTSTSTSVGGTAIERWMRPVAYQGAPEALLPPELRDDNPLGLPRRFNGRLER, encoded by the coding sequence GTGGCAGCAGCACCAGTCTGGAGTGTCGACCCCCGAACCGGGAAGCAGCGTGAACAGGTTGCGGTGGAGGCCACAGCCCAGGAGGTGGACGCCGCCGTCCGCGCCGCGCACGACGCGCGCGGCGCCCTGGCCGACCGCACGGTCCGCGCGGCCTTCCTGCGTACCGCCGCCGACAAGCTCCAGGCAGCCAAGGACCAGCTCGTAGAGGCCGCCGACGCCGAGACCGCGCTCGGCCCGGTCCGCCTCACCGGCGAACTCGCCCGCACCTGCTATCAGCTGCGGACCTTCGCGGACATCGTCGACGAGGGCGCCTTCCTCGACGTCGTGATCAACCACCCCGACGACACCGCGACGCCGCCGATCCCGGACCTGCGCCGCTACAAGGTGTCGCTCGGCGTCGTCGCCGTCTACTCGGCGTCCAACTTCCCCTTCGCCTTCTCCGTCGCCGGCGGCGACACCGCGAGCGCGCTGGGCGCGGGCTGCCCGGTCGTCGTCAAGGCCCACCCCGACCACCCGGCCCTGTCCGAGCTGGTCGCGGCCGTCGTGCGGCGGGCCGCCGCCGAGCACGGCATCCCCGAGGGTGTCATCGGCCTCGTGCACGGCTTCGAGGCGGGCATCGAGCTGATCAAGCACCCGCAGGTCACCGCGGCCGGCTTCACCGGCTCGATCCGGGGCGGCCGCGCCCTCTTCGACGCGGCGGCCGCGCGGCCGGTGCCGATCCCGTTCCACGGTGAGCTGGGCTCCCTGAACCCGGTCGTGATCACCGAGGCCGCCGCAGCCGAGCGGGCCGAGGCGATCGGCACCGGGCTGGCCGGGTCCATGACGCTGGGCGTCGGGCAGTTCTGTGTGAAGCCGGGCCTGGTGCTGGTGCCGTCCGGCGCCGCGGGTGACGGCCTGGTCAAGTCGCTCACGGACGCCGTCAGCGACACCGACGCCGGTGTCCTGCTCGACCACCGTATGCGGGACAACTTCATCGCCGGTGTCGCCGAGCGCGCCGAACTCCCCGACGTTCAGACCCCGGTGACGCCGGGCGCCGGCGGCGAGCACACCGTGAGCGCCGGCTTCCTGACGGTCGCGGCCGAGAAGCTGGCCGAAGAGGGGGCGTACGACCTGCTCCTGGAGGAGTGCTTCGGCCCGGTGACGGTGGTGGCCCGCTACGACGACGACGCGCAGGCGCAGGCCGTGCTGTCCCGTCTGCCGGGCAACCTCACCGCGACGGTTCACCTCTCCGCCGAGGAGGCGGCGGGCGAGGGCCGGGGCGCGCAGATCCTCGCGGAGCTGACGCCGCTGGCCGGCCGTGTGCTGGTCAACGGATGGCCGACCGGTGTCGCCGTCGCGCCGGCTCAGCACCACGGCGGTCCGTACCCGGCGACGACCTCGACGTCGACGTCCGTCGGCGGTACGGCGATCGAGCGCTGGATGAGGCCGGTCGCCTACCAGGGCGCCCCCGAGGCGCTGCTGCCGCCGGAGCTGCGGGACGACAACCCGCTGGGCCTGCCGCGCCGGTTCAACGGTCGCCTCGAACGCTGA
- a CDS encoding IclR family transcriptional regulator — MSAGETGGGAQVKSAVRTVELLEYFAGRPGMHSLASVQEAVGYPKSSLYMLLRTLVELGWVETDATGTRYGIGVRALLVGTSYIDGDEVVAAARPTLDRLSDDTTETIHLARLDGTNVVYLATRQSQHYLRPFTRVGRRLPAHSTSLGKALLSTYTDEQVRKMLPETLPALTENTLTDREKLIEELRQVREQGFAVDREENTLGLRCFGVAIPYRTPARDAISCSVPGARLTPAHEQMVKDALFDARDRLTLATRRL, encoded by the coding sequence ATGTCGGCTGGCGAGACGGGCGGCGGGGCGCAGGTCAAGTCCGCGGTACGGACGGTTGAACTGCTGGAATACTTCGCCGGACGCCCCGGCATGCACTCCCTCGCGTCGGTCCAGGAGGCCGTCGGATACCCCAAGTCCAGTCTCTACATGTTGCTGCGCACGCTCGTCGAGCTGGGCTGGGTGGAGACGGACGCGACGGGCACGCGGTACGGCATCGGCGTACGGGCGCTGCTGGTCGGCACCTCCTACATCGACGGCGACGAGGTGGTCGCGGCGGCCCGCCCGACGCTGGACCGCCTGTCGGACGACACGACCGAGACGATCCACCTGGCCCGTCTGGACGGCACGAACGTCGTCTACCTGGCCACCCGCCAGTCCCAGCACTACCTGCGCCCCTTCACCCGGGTCGGCCGCCGCCTGCCGGCCCACTCCACCTCCCTCGGCAAGGCGCTGCTGAGCACCTACACGGACGAACAGGTCCGCAAGATGCTCCCGGAGACGCTCCCCGCGCTGACCGAGAACACGCTCACCGACCGCGAGAAGCTCATCGAGGAGCTCCGCCAGGTCCGCGAGCAGGGCTTCGCCGTGGACCGCGAGGAGAACACGTTGGGGCTGCGCTGCTTCGGCGTCGCGATCCCCTACCGCACCCCGGCCCGCGACGCGATCAGCTGCTCGGTGCCGGGGGCGCGGCTGACGCCCGCGCACGAGCAGATGGTGAAGGACGCGCTGTTCGACGCCCGGGACAGACTGACGCTGGCCACTCGCAGACTCTGA
- a CDS encoding GNAT family N-acetyltransferase — MDVELREVHDSDLPVFYRQLNDPEALRMAAFTPKDPADRDAFDEHWKRIRSSDDVLRTILADGDVVGNTAVYGEPGEREVTYWVDRAYWGRGIATAALRGLLTEVPERPLYARAAADNEGSLRVLRKCGFRVTAQARGFANARGEEIDEVVLHLEG; from the coding sequence ATGGATGTGGAACTCCGCGAGGTACACGACAGCGACCTGCCGGTCTTCTACCGGCAGCTGAACGACCCGGAGGCCCTGCGCATGGCGGCCTTCACCCCCAAGGACCCGGCCGACCGGGACGCCTTCGACGAGCACTGGAAGCGGATCCGGTCCTCGGACGACGTCCTGCGCACGATCCTGGCCGACGGTGACGTGGTGGGCAACACGGCGGTGTACGGGGAGCCGGGCGAGCGCGAGGTGACGTACTGGGTGGACCGGGCGTACTGGGGACGGGGCATCGCCACCGCCGCGCTGCGCGGGCTGCTCACCGAGGTCCCCGAACGCCCGCTGTACGCCCGGGCGGCGGCGGACAACGAGGGCTCGCTGCGGGTGCTGCGCAAGTGCGGGTTCCGGGTGACCGCGCAGGCGAGGGGGTTCGCGAACGCGCGGGGCGAGGAGATCGACGAGGTCGTGCTGCATCTGGAGGGGTGA
- a CDS encoding sensor histidine kinase, translated as MSAYVRFLFGGRARRRWIHLILGGALAMPYVFVGQLVVGPATDSRYVFNDLLLQLLSFAVGLPLAAVTAALFPLTRSLEAGAVRSLCGVEAGLLAHGPARTRAAKGRTAAWFTLHLGFGGIISGMSLAVPPFAGFLTALPLIVWLGGAEAVELPESLDQPWVLALAPVAGMATLLALAGCAAVCGALLARWAPALLGPTPEDRLAAAEARAADLAVRNRLARELHDSVGHALSAVTLQASAARRLLDTDPEFVREALAAIEDTTRRTVGELDAVLGVLRDGDAPGTAPAPTLGADLDGLLRRTRAGGLRVTATLAADPEALPPVLSREAYRIVQEGLSNALKHAGDQVSVRLRIEVADGHLEITVENPVVCAPECRPGGGHGLRGIADRARLLGGTMAGGAAEAEAAGAGPVKTGAVAGIWRLRVRLPMKGPA; from the coding sequence GTGAGCGCATACGTCCGGTTCCTGTTCGGCGGGCGGGCGCGCCGGCGCTGGATCCATCTGATCCTCGGCGGCGCCCTCGCCATGCCGTACGTCTTCGTGGGCCAGCTCGTCGTCGGTCCCGCCACCGACTCCAGGTACGTCTTCAACGACCTGCTGCTGCAACTGCTCTCCTTCGCCGTCGGGTTGCCGCTCGCCGCCGTCACCGCCGCGCTGTTCCCCCTGACCCGGTCCCTGGAGGCGGGCGCCGTGCGGTCGCTGTGCGGGGTCGAGGCGGGTCTGCTCGCCCACGGGCCCGCCCGGACGCGGGCCGCGAAGGGGCGTACGGCGGCCTGGTTCACGCTGCATCTCGGGTTCGGCGGGATCATCTCGGGGATGTCGCTGGCGGTGCCGCCGTTCGCCGGCTTCCTCACCGCCCTGCCGCTGATCGTCTGGCTGGGCGGCGCCGAGGCCGTCGAGCTGCCCGAATCCCTCGACCAGCCCTGGGTGTTGGCGCTCGCCCCGGTCGCGGGCATGGCGACCCTGCTCGCGCTCGCCGGCTGCGCGGCCGTCTGCGGCGCGCTCCTCGCCCGCTGGGCGCCCGCGCTGCTCGGCCCCACGCCCGAGGACCGCCTCGCGGCGGCCGAGGCACGCGCCGCCGACCTGGCCGTGCGCAACCGGCTCGCGCGCGAGCTGCACGACAGTGTGGGCCACGCCCTCAGCGCCGTCACCCTCCAGGCGAGCGCGGCCCGCCGGCTCCTCGACACCGACCCGGAGTTCGTCCGCGAGGCCCTCGCCGCGATCGAGGACACGACCCGGCGCACGGTCGGCGAACTCGACGCCGTGCTGGGCGTGTTGAGGGACGGCGACGCACCCGGTACGGCCCCGGCGCCCACCCTCGGCGCCGACCTCGACGGCCTGCTGCGCCGCACCCGCGCGGGCGGGCTGCGGGTGACCGCCACGCTCGCCGCCGACCCCGAGGCCCTGCCGCCCGTCCTGTCCCGCGAGGCCTACCGCATCGTGCAGGAGGGGTTGAGCAACGCCCTCAAGCACGCCGGCGACCAGGTGAGCGTGCGGCTGCGGATCGAAGTGGCCGACGGGCACCTGGAGATCACCGTCGAGAATCCCGTCGTCTGCGCCCCCGAGTGCCGACCCGGCGGCGGCCACGGCCTGCGCGGCATAGCCGACCGGGCACGACTGCTGGGCGGAACCATGGCGGGGGGGGCGGCGGAAGCAGAGGCGGCAGGGGCGGGGCCGGTAAAGACCGGCGCGGTGGCGGGCATCTGGCGCCTGCGCGTGCGGTTGCCGATGAAGGGCCCGGCATGA
- a CDS encoding response regulator produces MTPRAAIRIVLADDERMVRTALRAILSAEPDLEVVGEAATGAEAVSVVRERRPDVVLMDVRMPEIDGIRATEQILATLDEPPRIVVVTTFENDSYVYDALRAGAAGFLLKRAEADALIQAVRLVSRTDTLLFPSAVRSLAAEHARAYPAPPPWVAKLTGRESEVLRLMAQGLTNAEIARRMEVGPATVKSHVAAVLAKTGTRDRTQAVIAAYEAGFMNAR; encoded by the coding sequence ATGACGCCCCGCGCAGCGATCCGCATCGTCCTCGCCGACGACGAGCGCATGGTCCGCACCGCCCTGCGCGCCATCCTCTCCGCCGAGCCCGACCTGGAGGTGGTCGGTGAGGCGGCGACCGGGGCCGAGGCCGTGTCCGTCGTGCGGGAGCGGCGGCCCGACGTGGTCCTCATGGACGTCCGTATGCCGGAGATCGACGGCATCCGGGCCACCGAGCAGATCCTGGCCACGCTCGACGAACCGCCCCGCATCGTCGTCGTCACCACCTTCGAGAACGACTCCTACGTGTACGACGCCCTGCGCGCCGGAGCCGCCGGGTTCCTGCTGAAGCGGGCGGAGGCCGACGCGCTGATCCAGGCCGTACGACTGGTCTCGCGCACCGACACCCTGCTGTTCCCGTCGGCCGTACGCAGCCTCGCCGCCGAGCACGCGCGCGCGTACCCCGCCCCGCCGCCGTGGGTGGCGAAGCTCACGGGCCGCGAGAGCGAGGTGCTGCGGCTGATGGCACAGGGCCTGACCAACGCGGAGATCGCGCGGCGCATGGAGGTCGGGCCGGCCACCGTGAAGTCGCACGTGGCGGCGGTGCTGGCGAAGACCGGCACCCGGGACCGCACCCAGGCCGTGATCGCCGCTTACGAGGCGGGTTTCATGAACGCTCGATGA
- a CDS encoding peptidoglycan D,D-transpeptidase FtsI family protein, translating to MNKTIRRASVFVLLLVFALLVRATWVQYYDGQALADDKDNRRNTIALYSEPLGNIVVGGDAVTGSARTKSGDLAYKRTYTDGALYSAVTGYSSQAYGATQLEGIYQDLLDGSDNRLKSVMDTVTDKRSDPGNVITTIDPDVQKAAYDALGDNKGAAVAIDPTTGKILAVVSTPSYDPSRITTGDKEVWEQLTQNADKPMTNRALRQPLPPGSTFKLVVAAAALEDGLYSSVDEKTASPDPYPLPQSSGKLTNENPSAPCENASIRVALQYSCNNVFGSLAVDLGQDKVRAMAEKFGFNDEAQDVPVRAYESVYPSDMDEAQTALSGIGQFDVTATPLQMAMVSAAIANGGKLVSPHMVSQITDSGGDVLENYDDNAETEEIVSSDTAEQLQSAMQTVVDKGTGTNAQISGATVGGKTGTAQHGENNSKTPYAWFTSYGKADGKEVAVAVLVEQSNAARSEVSGNGLAAPVARKVMEAALKD from the coding sequence ATGAACAAGACGATCAGGCGGGCGTCCGTCTTCGTGCTGCTGCTGGTGTTCGCTCTGCTGGTCAGGGCGACCTGGGTGCAGTACTACGACGGCCAGGCACTCGCGGACGACAAGGACAACCGACGGAACACGATCGCGCTGTACAGCGAGCCGCTCGGCAACATCGTCGTGGGCGGCGACGCCGTCACCGGCTCGGCGCGGACGAAGAGCGGTGACCTCGCGTACAAGCGCACGTACACCGACGGCGCGCTGTACTCGGCGGTGACCGGCTACAGCTCGCAGGCGTACGGGGCCACCCAGCTGGAGGGCATCTACCAGGACCTGCTCGACGGCAGCGACAACCGGCTGAAGAGCGTGATGGACACGGTCACCGACAAGCGGTCGGATCCGGGCAATGTGATCACGACGATCGACCCGGACGTGCAGAAGGCGGCGTACGACGCGCTCGGCGACAACAAGGGCGCCGCCGTCGCGATCGACCCCACCACGGGGAAGATCCTCGCGGTGGTCTCCACCCCGTCGTACGACCCGTCGCGGATCACCACGGGCGACAAGGAAGTCTGGGAGCAGCTGACCCAGAACGCCGACAAGCCGATGACGAACCGCGCGCTGCGCCAGCCGCTGCCGCCGGGTTCGACGTTCAAGCTGGTGGTGGCGGCGGCCGCACTGGAGGACGGGCTGTACTCGTCGGTGGACGAGAAGACGGCCAGCCCGGACCCGTATCCGCTGCCGCAGTCGAGCGGCAAGCTGACCAACGAGAACCCGTCCGCCCCGTGCGAGAACGCCTCGATCCGGGTGGCTCTTCAGTACTCGTGCAACAACGTCTTCGGGAGCCTGGCCGTCGACCTGGGCCAGGACAAGGTCAGGGCGATGGCCGAGAAGTTCGGCTTCAACGACGAGGCGCAGGACGTGCCGGTGCGGGCGTACGAGAGCGTGTACCCGTCCGACATGGACGAGGCGCAGACCGCCCTGTCCGGCATCGGCCAGTTCGACGTCACCGCGACCCCGCTCCAGATGGCCATGGTGTCCGCTGCCATCGCCAACGGCGGCAAGCTGGTCTCGCCGCACATGGTGTCCCAGATCACCGACAGCGGCGGCGACGTCCTGGAGAACTACGACGACAACGCGGAGACCGAGGAGATCGTCAGCTCCGACACCGCCGAGCAGCTCCAGTCGGCCATGCAGACGGTCGTCGACAAGGGCACGGGCACGAACGCGCAGATCTCCGGCGCGACGGTGGGCGGCAAGACGGGCACGGCACAGCACGGCGAGAACAACAGCAAGACGCCGTACGCCTGGTTCACGTCCTACGGCAAGGCCGACGGCAAGGAGGTCGCCGTGGCGGTGCTCGTCGAGCAGTCGAACGCGGCACGCTCGGAGGTCAGCGGTAACGGGCTGGCCGCCCCCGTCGCCCGGAAGGTGATGGAGGCGGCGCTCAAGGACTAG
- a CDS encoding NCS2 family permease yields the protein MSEPQKVTDRPSAAPPGVNSVDRFFKISERGSTFAREIRGGFATFFTMAYILVLNPIILGSAKDKFGHQLDAVQLTTATALVAAVMTIIMGVGGNLPLALAAGLGLNAVVAFQIAPLMAWDDAMGLVVLEGLLICVLVLTGLREAVMHAIPQPLKQAISVGIGLFIAFIGFVDAGFVSRIPDAANTTVPVQLGGTGTLTGWPILVFCLGVLLTIALLARKVKGAILISIVTMTAVAMIINSIADIKAWGLTTPAWPDKVVDTPDFGLIGDFSLFGAFGETTAITVVLLIFTLILSDFFDTMGTVVGISAEAGLLDEQGKVPNLGRVLLIDGAAAAAGGAASSSSATSYIESAAGVGEGARTGFSNLITGGMFALALFLTPLLTIVPLQAAAPALVAVGFLMMTQVKHIDWDKYEIAIPAFLTIAVMPFTYSITNGIGAGFLAYVVIKVVLGKAKEIHWLLWGTSVLFLVYFAINPIEQILGVK from the coding sequence ATGTCCGAACCCCAGAAGGTGACCGACCGGCCAAGTGCCGCGCCACCAGGCGTGAACAGCGTCGACCGGTTCTTCAAGATCTCCGAACGGGGATCCACCTTCGCCCGTGAGATACGCGGCGGCTTCGCCACGTTCTTCACGATGGCCTACATCCTTGTCCTGAATCCCATCATCCTCGGCAGCGCCAAGGACAAGTTCGGCCACCAGTTGGATGCGGTCCAACTCACCACCGCCACCGCCCTGGTGGCCGCCGTCATGACGATCATCATGGGCGTCGGCGGCAACCTCCCGCTCGCGCTCGCCGCCGGCCTGGGTCTCAACGCCGTCGTCGCCTTCCAGATCGCCCCGTTGATGGCCTGGGACGACGCGATGGGTCTGGTCGTCCTCGAAGGCCTGCTGATCTGCGTGCTCGTGCTCACCGGGCTGCGCGAGGCCGTCATGCACGCCATCCCGCAACCGCTCAAGCAGGCGATCAGCGTCGGCATCGGCCTGTTCATCGCCTTCATCGGCTTCGTCGACGCCGGGTTCGTCAGCCGCATCCCGGACGCCGCGAACACCACCGTCCCGGTTCAGCTGGGCGGCACCGGCACGCTCACCGGGTGGCCGATCCTCGTCTTCTGTCTCGGGGTTCTGCTGACGATCGCCCTGCTCGCCCGCAAGGTGAAGGGCGCCATCCTGATCAGCATCGTCACCATGACGGCCGTCGCGATGATCATCAACTCGATCGCCGACATCAAGGCCTGGGGCCTGACCACACCGGCCTGGCCCGACAAGGTGGTCGACACCCCCGACTTCGGACTCATCGGCGACTTCAGCCTGTTCGGCGCGTTCGGCGAGACCACGGCCATCACCGTCGTCCTGCTGATCTTCACGCTGATCCTGTCCGACTTCTTCGACACCATGGGCACGGTCGTCGGCATCAGCGCGGAGGCGGGTCTGCTGGACGAGCAGGGCAAGGTGCCGAACCTCGGCCGGGTGCTGCTGATCGACGGTGCGGCGGCGGCCGCCGGTGGTGCGGCCTCGTCGTCCTCCGCGACCTCCTACATCGAGTCGGCTGCGGGCGTCGGCGAGGGCGCGCGCACGGGCTTCTCCAACCTGATCACCGGCGGCATGTTCGCCCTGGCCCTCTTCCTGACCCCGCTGCTCACCATCGTCCCGCTCCAGGCGGCGGCCCCCGCCCTGGTCGCCGTCGGCTTCCTGATGATGACCCAGGTCAAGCACATCGACTGGGACAAGTACGAGATCGCCATCCCGGCGTTCCTGACCATCGCCGTGATGCCGTTCACGTACTCGATCACCAACGGGATCGGGGCGGGGTTCCTCGCCTACGTCGTGATCAAGGTGGTGCTCGGGAAGGCGAAGGAGATCCACTGGTTGCTGTGGGGGACCTCGGTGCTGTTCCTGGTGTACTTCGCCATCAACCCGATCGAGCAGATCCTGGGCGTCAAGTAA
- a CDS encoding SigE family RNA polymerase sigma factor, whose product MGTVVDDAASVEFHAFFERHYAELSRLAHLLTGEADAADDLAADALLALWNRWDRVRAADHPVAYARGVVANLARTRIRSAVRERRRIALFWSQREEKTENPDIAGVVDVQGALRRLPFRKRACVVLRHAFDLSEKDTALALGVSVGTVKSQTSKGMAELQRLLGTQGAPLKAHATAMARTGDAGGRNR is encoded by the coding sequence GTGGGCACAGTCGTCGACGACGCCGCCTCCGTGGAGTTCCACGCCTTCTTCGAGCGTCACTATGCCGAACTCTCGCGCCTGGCTCATCTGTTGACGGGTGAGGCGGACGCCGCCGACGATCTGGCGGCGGACGCTCTGCTGGCGCTGTGGAACCGCTGGGACCGGGTCCGTGCGGCCGACCATCCGGTGGCGTACGCGCGCGGGGTCGTGGCCAACCTGGCCCGCACCAGAATCCGCAGCGCGGTCCGGGAGCGGCGGCGGATCGCCCTGTTCTGGTCGCAGCGCGAGGAGAAGACGGAGAACCCGGACATCGCGGGCGTCGTCGACGTCCAGGGGGCATTGCGTAGACTTCCGTTCCGCAAACGCGCCTGTGTGGTGCTGCGGCACGCCTTCGACCTCTCCGAGAAGGACACCGCACTCGCCCTGGGCGTCTCGGTCGGTACGGTGAAGAGCCAGACCTCGAAGGGGATGGCGGAGCTGCAACGGCTCCTCGGGACGCAGGGCGCTCCGCTCAAGGCGCATGCCACGGCGATGGCGCGCACCGGCGACGCCGGAGGAAGGAACCGATGA